A genome region from Eurosta solidaginis isolate ZX-2024a chromosome 2, ASM4086904v1, whole genome shotgun sequence includes the following:
- the LOC137241262 gene encoding zinc finger protein weckle-like has translation METVLCGDWMSWCRLCAVSIGNNIYITEPVPGDSSLPNTDLATAIADFLQTQVKYDEILPQQVCAKCHQELIASLKFRNRAIKVQQMYDCLINCYYQGKVNLKMLFEKFGLFENASFYENQSIDELHVPDLPLDQKPTMQMTDESVMIELHDAVPLSGNETCNNFIAAQENKKCSSRPINAFESNSRCHSKNIKRTTGRRKKRIPKIQKNQAQVSNYSCNTCSKHFKRIQNFYGHMKKVHGEDTTVQTKALPESCLKNESKWFICKHCDKKLESKEILTEHLKSNHEDILKQTFVCEICGEIFSARGQLKEHMLMHTDVTPFECKTCGMGFKMANRLKRHMEIHEGKHNCKICGKQLNSRTTLNSHLLVHSNSMPHKCDYCGRAFKRVKTLKVHLIAHTGIRPFICNFCDKTFSSGSSCRSHKKQVHPKELSAMDEEGKKSYTKNLPKLGELKAVVKKGENLKPLRRWN, from the exons ATGGAAACTGTTCTTTGTGGTGATTGGATGAGCTGGTGCCGCCTGTGTGCAGTATCTATTGGAAATAACATCTACATAACTGAACCGGTGCCTGGTGACAGTAGTCTACCGAATACAGACCTAGCCACTGCCATAGCAGATTTCTTGCAAACACAG GTAAAATATGACGAGATACTGCCCCAGCAAGTATGTGCAAAGTGCCATCAAGAACTCATAGCGTCATTGAAGTTCCGGAATCGTGCCATTAAAGTGCAGCAAATGTACGATTGCCTAATAAATTGCTATTATCAAGGCAAGGTGAATTTAAAAATGTTGTTTGAAAAGTTTGGTCTTTTCGAAAATGCGTCGTTTTACGAAAATCAATCAATAGATGAATTACACGTGCCTGATTTACCGTTAGACCAAAAGCCGACCATGCAGATGACTGATGAAAGCGTTATGATAGAATTGCACGACGCTGTTCCTTTAAGTGGAAACGAAACCTGCAATAATTTCATAGCTGCTCAGGAAAATAAAAAATGCAGTTCCAGACCTATAAATGCATTTGAAAGTAATAGCAGGTGTCACAGTAAAAACATTAAGCGCACAACAGGAAGAAGGAAGAAAAGGATtcccaaaattcaaaaaaatcaagCGCAAGTATCAAACTACTCTTGCAACACTTGTTCCAAACATTTTAAACGCATACAAAATTTTTATGGGCATATGAAAAAAGTACACGGCGAAGATACTACAGTCCAAACTAAAGCGTTGCCTGAAAGCTGCTTGAAAAATGAGTCTAAGTGGTTTATCTGTAAACATTGTGATAAGAAATTGGAAAGTAAAGAAATATTAACGGAACACTTGAAGAGTAATCATGAGGACATTTTAAAGCAAACATTTGTTTGTGAGATATGTGGCGAAATTTTTTCTGCAAGAGGACAGCTCAAAGAACACATGTTAATGCACACAGACGTTACACCCTTCGAATGTAAGACCTGTGGTATGGGCTTCAAAATGGCAAATCGGTTGAAG CGCCATATGGAAATACATGAAGGGAAGCACAATTGTAAGATATGTGGAAAGCAATTAAACTCACGAACCACATTAAATAGTCATTTGCTAGTACATTCTAATTCAATGCCACACAAATGTGATTATTGTGGTCGTGCCTTTAAGCGTGTTAAAACATTAAAAGTTCATTTGATTGCCCATACTGGTATAAGGCCTTTTATATGTAACTTTTGCGATAAAACTTTTTCAAGTGGCTCGAGTTGTCGCTCCCATAAAAAGCAAGTGCATCCGAAGGAGTTATCAGCCATGGATGAAGAGGGAAAGAAATCGTACACGAAAAATTTACCTAAATTAGGAGAATTAAAGGCAGT TGTGAAAAAAGGTGAAAATCTGAAGCCATTACGGAGATGGAATTGA